atcaaggtccagaaacgtagtaaggacatcggtaaaatagtccatgtgacatcaggggttcaaccataattttaggaagctacgagaatactttttgtgtgcaaagaaaacaaaaatggagattttattcaacaactctcctcctcctcatcccgTCTGCAGTGGTGTGCCACCATTGTGGAGAGAGTATCACGACGCATGCGTCTGCTCCGCATCATGTAATCAGCGCATGGTGCCTCTGCTTACGTTAACACGCACATGCGTTGATTACATGATGCGGAGCAGACGCATGCGTCTTGATGCATTCACCACATGCCACAGCATACAGAATGAGGAGGAAaagaattgttgaatgaagtcgttatttatttttgttttctttgcacacaaagtattctcgtagctttgtaaaattatggttggacccctgatgtcacatggactattttactgatgtccttactacgtttctggaccttgatcgtgttaattacattgctgtctatggagggtcagagagctttcagatttgatcaaaaatatcttaatttttgttccgaagatgaacgaaggtcttacgggtttggaacgacatgagggtgagtaattaatgacagaattttcgtttttgggtgaactatccctttaaatgttatTGTGAAGCATCGAATGCAATGAGTTGACAGAATAATATGTGAATCAAGCTTTCGTTGTGATATTGTACTGATTTGATGACTCTGTCCTGATCCCAATAAATATGTGAATGGGTATGTTTGCtagatatattttgttttgaagaattgttgttttctcttctttttgCAGTATCTGCCCTCTCTTGGGTACACCAAACGTATCCACATGATGAACCCAATGGTGCCTGGACTGACGGGGGGCAAGATGAGCTCCTCTGAGGAGGTATATTACCATCTACACCTTCAAAGATTTAAAGAATGCTGCAAGATAAAGATTTACAATCACATTCTTTGATTAATGTAAAGAATCCTATTGATTCTGTGGGATGGGATAATGGCTTATGCTTATGCTGTCCAGGTGTCGGGTTGATACACTAAGATTCATCATTCTCAAACTTTCATATCTGCTACAGGAATCCAAGATTGACCTGCTGGATAAGAACCAAGAGGTGAAGAAGAAGTTAAAGAAAGCCTTCTGTGAGCCTGGAAATGTGGAGAATAATGGTGTTCTGTCCTTTGTCAAACATGTGCTTTTCCCTCTGCACTCAGGTGAGTTCaggcaaaaaaaattaaattgggAAATGTAAACCTCTAGTGAAGTGCTCAATGATGTGTTCTGTTTTCAGAGTTTGTGATCAAAAGAGATCCAAAGTGGGGAGGCAACAAAGTCTACACAGACTATGAGGAAGTTGAGAAGGACTTTGCTGCAGAGGTatctaaataatatttatatttactcaaagggatacttcacccaaaaatgaaaattctgtcattaattactccccctcatgtcattccaaacccgtaaaaccttcattcatctttgcaacacaaattaagataattttTGGTGCAATCCAAGAGTTTTCTGACCCtctatagacagcaacacaactaacacgttcaaggcccagaaaagttcACGACAGTACCATGGCACATGTGAAgtctgacacggaagagaagaaattgttgaatgaagtccttatttttgttttcattgtgcacaaaagtattctcatagcttcataaaattaaggtttaactactgatgtcacatggactattttaacgatgttctTACTgactttctgggccttgaacgtgtcagttgtgctgctgtctatgcagggtcagaaagctcttggatttcatcaaaaatatcttaatttgtgtttcgaagatcCTACGGCTTTGGAACAACAtcagaactatccctttaatgtacAAATGATATGTTCATATAAATTGAGTTGAGCATCATATGTTAACCCCTGCACTGCTTACCTGCAGCAAATCCATCCTGGTGACTTGAAGGCTTCAGTAGAGTTGGCTCTTAACAAACTGTTGGACCCCATCAGAAAGAAGTTTGAGACCCCAGAGTTGAAGAAACTGACAGCATCAGCTTACCCAGATCCCTCCAAAAACAGTGAGTGAAAATACACAACAATATCTAAAATCATGTTGAGTGAGTtattcaaaaagtaatcaatttttataactaattacatcatcaatattgtatttaaattactttactaattactctgtctgaaaagtaactatagttactcaataagtaacttaattattcaaattgctaattaggctacatcttaaaatccctataaaccttaatagaaattaaactctttattctttcaatttgagtcaaacatagaatagtttagccttttagctttaaaacaactgtaatacttaaacatttttataaaaaatttaaccttctttggttaacaaataaaaatactctgaataacaaaaaagcttaagaaaagttaaacaatacatttcagtttggcaagatgttcaggagaaaagcccaactagtaaaatccgtacaggtttatgtaaaagtAACACATTATCTAATGTAGGTActgtaagaataaattacataaatgatcTTCTCTGCTGAATAAAGCCGTGTCAGATCGCGCTGCTCTTCTGAGGTAAATTACTCATAGcaggacttctttcaaaaacgatgaaaattagatttatttattttttgtatctaGATGAGGGTGATTGTGCGCAGGTGACTGCATATAATGAGCTCAGATATGGGAAAGACTGACctagttttagtttcatatggattacataatcagataatattcattttcaatttgaatttgttcatttaaaagtagacacacaagcttatttctcatgtctctgtgtcaaATATTCGCTGAGTTTGTGATGCGTAGAAAGTTGTTCACGGAGACCTAGACGGCAGAAAGTGCACCctgtttgtattgtttattttgcaaaagcacaatgttttgttgtttattgtcagtagggatgtaacgattcactcaactcacgattcgatttgcgattttgatttcacgattcatgatttttttttttaagaaaattagatttaagacaaattataaattaaatatgttcttttattattgcttggacaaaatgctgcacgtttctttgtgaaattgaaatataacactataataatatactaatatagcactggcatattattgctcttttgttggttttgattgcttctattgtcctcatttgtaagtcactttggataaaagcgtctgctaaataacaaaatgtaaatataatgtaaatgtaaataacaactaaactgaaattttaaaacaagccccaaatcaaataaaataagtaacataaataaaagaaatctcttcataaaaactaaataaggctttgtctgtgctctttccatttaaaattagaggcaaccactgcattttaatcatgatccaaacaaagatgctgcatacatgcagcaggaacagtttttaatctaaattagactgtataatttcgaaatttgaagcaaaaacagaatggtatgacttcagttttgtgaaattatacatagaaacagcagacgagctgaatgagacgcagattcactctctgccagcaggcgGCACTttaagcgtttccttggtttccgctgtaaacaaagcagcgctgcacttatgaactttaatatgcattatacagaggcaagatgagaagaaaaataccatctaaacttttctaaagacagtaagttcccctcagacatgcattcatataaactaccctaattgaatcgcgatttgtttcgcatctcaaccgatttgaatcgtcacatatttgaatcgattttcaaccggctcgcggttaatcgttacatccctaattgtcagtgtacacaaataaaagttgGCCCTTTTTTtagatttgattgatttaaggtttctctgtgaatcaggaaaaactgaaagtgaatgTGCTGGCGTGCAGAcgctgcattcaattttatctttagacggtaaatttagatttcaaattcaataatgattttagaactgttgaaattatttactgtatgtaacgcaagtactttagaactaactgtaattaaatgacCTAAAAATGagcagtaatcccttactttactttttcagtggataagtaatttaCACCCAAGTTgtgttacacccaacactggttTGGACTTAATCAATGACACTTAACAGTGCTGCTTCAAGTTCTAGTTTGAGTTTTAGGACTAGGATGAATTTGCACATCCATTTACACATATGTTGAAATTGTCATTGCTTAACAGAAGGAGGAGTGAAGGGAAACCCTAAACAAACCGTAGATGAAGAGGAGGTCATCCCATCTAGATTGGACATCAGAGTTGGCAAAATCATCAGTGTAGAAAAGGTAGAGAAAGCCAGCtataattttatgattattttttcgaGTAAAAGGATGTTTAAAAAACCTTGTTTCTTGACCTGTTAGCATCCAGATGCAGACTCACTGTATTTAGAGAAGATTGATGTGGGTGAGGAACAGCCACGGACTGTAGTGAGTGGACTGGTGGCCTACCTCTCGCAGGAGCAGCTTCAGGATCGTCTTGTTGTGTTGTTATGCAACCTAAAGCCCCAGAAGATGAGGGGGATTGAATCTCAAGCCATGCTGCTCTGTGCTTCAATGTTAGTAGGACTGATACACCCTAATTCAACCATTTCATTCAATCAGCTAAGTTCTTATAGTAAAAATCCTCTTGATTTTTGATCTTTCTAAATGTGATGGTCTTCAGTGAGGGAGAGCCCAGGAAAGTGGAGCCTTTGGATCCACCAGAAGGATCAGCACCTGGAGACCGTGTTTATGTAGAAGGATATGAATCAGGCAAACCAGATGATGAATTGAAACCAAAGAAAAAGGTTTTTGAAAAGTTGCAGGTATGTGAGTTTTATATCTTTGTACTTAAAGATTCATATgtcaccctggaccacaaaaccagtcttaagtcgctggggtatatttgtagcaatagccaaaaattcaTTGTATgggacaaaattataaatttttattttatgccaaaaatcattaggatattaagtaaagaccaTGTTCCATGGAGATagtttgtacatttcttactgtaaatatatcaaaacctaatttttgattagtaatatgcatttctaagaacttcatttggctattttctcaatatttcgattttcttttttttgcactctcagattccagatttccaaatagttgcatctcggccaaatattgtctgatcctaacaaaccatacatcaatggaatgaTGATTATAcatcagatgatgtataaatctcaatttcgaaaaattgacacttaagactggttttgtggtccagggtcacatattaaagTATCACTGTGTCTTAATcttgtttgtatgtttatttgtcTGATCTCTTCAGGTGGATCTGAAGATCTCAGGCGAGTGTGTTGCACAATGGAAAGTGCAAAATCTGATGACCAAACTAGGACAGATCACCTGTAAAACACTGAAGGGTGGAAATATTAGCTAGTTGTATTCAccatttctttcaaaatcctCAAAGCTAGAGTTTCCATGATAGCCCCCTATCCCTGTGTCTAATTGGCTTATAATGccattatttaatttcagttgtcCCATTCAGCCATATCAACCTGTGAATAATCTAATAGCACATGATTACTGCAACAAAATACATATGGGTATCGTCTGTGCTTTACATTGCATGTATTGCCATCCAGGATGTTTTACACAAAGTACTGCAGTAAATAATGTCATGCTCATTTGTTtgaatgacaaatgaaaactcTTGGAGGAGTTCATCAGTTATCCTTAAACTCAGGTCCTCCTGTTATGCCATGTCTGGAACTAGAGCATTGCTTACAATGATCATTCTCCAGTCTGACAATGTTCAAAGTTTTTAATCATCCGTGGAAACGGTTCAGACATGGACAGTCCATGTACTCCATAAACTGTTGTGGATACATATTTTAGCATTAGTTAGGTTACTTCACAGAGAAACATATGGAAATATGGAATTTCATCTAATAAAATATTCAGATCTCATCTGATGTTAGTCAAATTCATTGAAATAAACAACAATGATTCATAACCATTTCCTATATGTCTTGATGGAAATGCTTTTGAAAGTACCTTTACGGTTTGATCTGCTGAAAagagatatttaaatatacGAACCTGACAAATGTTTGGGAGCCTATTTTAAAACCTCACCATATgagcaataaaatgtaatgcttGATTAAAGATTATGGAAACTATAATTCACTTATGTATTGTGTtgtacaatagaaaaaaaagtgttgtagTAGATTTACCAGATAACATCATATAGTGGTATGGAGGgcttatacagtatatgatgtTACGAATGTATGGCTGTCGGTAATGTTGAAAAGCACATGGAAGTTAAAAAGAGTCAAAACAAGGTAAATctataaatatctttaatacatatttatttttaaaacagtgtAGTAATTCTGTTCACTCCTCCCTTAAAGTAAATAGCTACTAAAgtatttgtatatgtatatttttacatcAATTTTAGAAGGACCATCAGTCAATACTCTTACCTGTTTGCTggtttaaaaagaaatgcagcATTTAGCTTACAAAGTGCTTTAATCTAATGAAAAGTAAATACGTAAACGTGTATATGTTCAGCTATAGTCAGCATACTGCAAAATTCATAAAGGTAACATGGTTCTGTACATGTATAATTACACATTTGCTGAAAGCAAATTCTGAAAGTTGATTGCAGTAGCACTAAAACTTTCAAAACTGTTAGTAGAATTTCATTAAAAGCTAGTAATCAATCTGTGTGCTTGGACATATTTGTATATGtcaaaaaaaacagttataacaGGTTTAGACTTGTTTTGCGCCAAGCAGTGATTACTACCACTAGTGACCACTAGATGTCAGTTCAGTCTTGCAGTCATTAGCTATTTTAAGTCCACAATAAACTAAAAGTGACTTTTCCCAGAGCAGACAAACTCATTTAGAAAAATACTTAAAAGCTGTAATAAAGCTATTGTATAAAACAGATTGGGGAAAAGCTTTTTGCATACATTTGAAGGCCATTTCTCCAGGCTAAGGCTTTTAAGACAGCTGTGGTATCCATGGATCCTTGAACAAGATCTATCTTGGGCTTTCATCACTTGCTTTGTCCTCTTGGTTTTCCCATACTGTGACTTAACAGTCCAATCAAAACTCAACTCGTGTGTCCTGACTCTTCAACATGCAGTCTCTGTACTtcctgaaaaagaaatataattataatgatcATTTGCATGGTTCTGTCTGTATTTCATGCACAAACTAAAATAACCAGTGAATGCTTCTTTACTTGCTTGCTTCTGGTTTCCTAATGATTGTGCTCGCTGACCAGCAGGATGCACTTGATCACTTTGCCCATTAACTTCAACCCTcgttaattgtttatttgtcaAGATCTCAGTCTTATCTGGTGTTGCATTCTCTGTCTTATTGGGATGATTTGTTCCATGCACTGGTTTCTTAGCAACAGGTGGCGGCACCTTAATTGGCTTTTTTGTTCCATTTGTAACCATTGTCTTGGCTTGGTCAGAAACCTGCATTATCTCAGCTGCAAGACTTTGTTTGAGGCTTGCTTGTACCTCAGGAGAAGTAGACGTTTCAATGACAACTTTCTTTGTGCTTTTTGAGAAGATAAAGCTGGCTGTAGATGCAGGGGACTTGTGTAAGTCACAGCCGTCTGGTGTTTTAGGGGATGGCACAGGTGAACTAGCACTACTATTTGAGGAAAAGCGTAGATTGAGCATTGCAGGTACTCCACTGGAGGACATTGCAGCAGTCTTCATACGTATGGCCTCTTGAAGACGCATGGATGGAACTGTGGCTGGAGCAGGAGATGACTTAGCAGGTGAGTTGGACTTCAAGGTCAAGGATTTGCGAATAGGTTTTTGTGGCGTTGCTTGACTAGTAATACCGTGATCCTCATTTGTTGTGGCCTCAGTGCTTGGTTTGGTATCATTAACTTGATCTTCACCTACATTTACAGATCTTAGTCGAACCATCTGAAGCAAGGAAGGTGTGACGAGGGGAATGTTGGCATCCTCCTTTGGAATAGGTGTGCTTTTGTGACGACAAAGCAGGTCTTTGCTCCGGCTGTCTTTGTTTATGAGGCTCAGTTGCCTTCGGAAGTTAACAGTGGATTGGTCTTCCACTGGCAGTGGAGGTGCAAGTGGCACGTTAGTGGAATCTGCTTGGGTATCAAGTGATGTTTGCTCTGATGAATCTTGTGCTGACAAAGTTGGCATTTCCTCCCCTTGTACAAGTTCATCTGGTAAAAGAGAGGACATTTTTGTAGGAGCTACAGTTTCCATGCCACCTTCGTCCACAGAGAAGTGTGAGACATTGTTACAAGGCTTATCTTGCCTGCCTTCCATTTCATTTTGTACAGTTCTTGTTGGCAGAATGGTCTGTATTTTGGAGTCTTGGTCTGGACTGCTAGCCATATCTGAGGCGTTAGATGACCTCAATTCTATATTGTCTTGCTGTTCACAGGACTCTTCGTGGCAGTCGACAGATACCTCCGAAAGGGGTTCATGGATGAACGAGGGAGGTGGTGGGGGGAAGTCAAGTTCATCTTGTTCCTCAAACATCAAGTCAGTTGATTCTTCCATTGGTGGCGGTGGTGGAGGCCAAGAAGACTCCAGGAGAGTCACCTGTTCCTCTGTGTCTTGCTTCTGTTCCTCTTCATCAGATGGTGGTATAGACCCTGAGAAGGCTGACGTCTTTTTAGTAGGCGGTGGTGGAGGGTGGTGTTCTGGAGGTGGAGAAGGAGGAGGAGAAATGCCATTGACCTCAGGTTTTTCTATGCCGAGAGTTTGCAATTGTTTATGATTGAGAAGGTCCTTAACAATGCAGTTTCCTTTGTTCTCCTCACTGGTTTCTTCATTTCTTGTGGTGCATGTTGTGATCACAATTTCAGGACTTGTTTTGACTTCACAGTTTGGTTGTGACAGCATACTTTGATCAACTTTGATAGTTGGTACCGTTGTTGTAGGGAGTATTTGGTTTCCTTTTTCCTTTTGATCCTCTACAGTTCTCTGATCTTGTGTATGAACGTTCTGGTTGACCTCTGTAGGGATCTTTGTACTTTTAAGTTCATTTAGCACATTGTTTAATGTTGAACTTTCATTATGCCTCAAATATGGgggttctgtcatcatttgttcATGCAGTTGTGATGACATGGActcattttgttcttttatagCTTCTTTGTTCTCCAGTTGGGTACCTGACTTCACTTCTTCTGTTGTCTGTATCTTTGGGTTCATTTGTTCAGTGATTTGTATGGcatttgtgttttgattttTACCTATTAATGActctttttgctgtttttgaagCTGATGTAACCTATGGGGGTTTGGACCTGGGCCACATAATAGTTCAATTGTGCGTTTATTGTGAATCCAGGTATCAGGGGGTGGGGGAGATGGGGCTTTTACCTTGGGTGGAGGGGGAATGTTGAACAGTTCCCTAAGGGGAATAGTTGGATGTGTCAGTGTCACCTTGTTTTTCACTGTTGTAACAGGTGGGGAACACTTTAAAGGCTCTGATGGAGTGGTGTTGGTTTGAATGTCATGATGTGCCGTGTCTGATGTGACTGAAGATAGAGATGTCATTGATGAAGAGACTGAAACCACCGGCGAGGTCCGTACACATGTTCTCTCAGGCTTTGAAGGCTTAACTCTTCTCTTTCCAGGTGAGGAGGGACTGACCTCTTTAGGGGAATGCGTAGGTGTCCCACTTTGGCTTGAGTATCCACTCGAAGGAGACAAAGTCCTATCAAATTTGTTTTCACCAGATTCTTCTCCAGTTTTCTGTGGGGATGAGTTACCTGATCTGACATGACTTCTAGTAAAAGCTTGATGAGGACTAAGTGGGCTGCATTCTCTTGATGAGCTGAGCAGAGAAGAGTGGACTGAACTCTTCTCATTATTGGTGGACTCATGGTCTTTTGCACTTCTAAGTTCTCTACCTGTTTGCCCATCATCTGGGGCCATATTTTTTATGTCTACTAGTTCCCTTGATCTCCGCTTAAGTTTTTCATGGTGCAGGGAATAGGTTCTCTGAGGTGGTGCTGGTGGCAATTTTGTCTTCATTACAGAGAGATTGCGAGAGAATGAATGGCTGTTTCTGACTTTTTCCCCTGCTTCACCCATCTCTCTGTGGTCTAGTCTGTGATTTGTACCATTACTGTTAGAGCTTTTACAACTGCTTGAGCTTGTAATACTTTCGTCCTTTGGGATTAAATCTGAAACTTCTTTGGTGCTGTCAGCAACAAATGTTGGCAGACACTTTGCTTTTGAAGAGATTGTGGAGGAGTTGGAGACAATCGTCTCAGATGATTGTGAATGGCTCCTGTTGGGGCTAGCGGTAGTTGGATCTTGATTTGTGCCACCTCCAGATCGTGAAGAAGCTGGACTAGCTGATGCTAAACTACTCTTGCTAACCGTACTTGTACTGCGCCGGCTGTGATCATGATTAATTTCAATGATGTCTATTGCAGCAGGCAGAATTGCGTTTGGAATAATCTTAGATAAATAAGTTGCCTGTGGTGAAATAGACATAACAGGACCTTGAGGCTCATGCAGGAAAGAGGATGTGGTCATCCATGGCACAGCAAGAGACTTTGGCCTCTGTGTAGGGCATGCTCCTATCCCAAGCTTTCGGTTCAACTCATCTTGGTAGACAGAATGGATGTGGTTTATTAGAAACTCCTCATCTCTTGATGTCTGAAGAACCTCAATGTTCTGCAGGTGCACACGAGCCCCTTCATGATTTACTGAAGGAAGCTCTCCATCAATTGTTGGGATGACAACTCTGCCAGAGAACTCATCTTCACTGTCATGGTCTCCATTTGGACGCTGCTGCAGTATAGTTCCTCTTGCCATATctttaatagaaataaaacaaagtaatgtcatttttctgttttaggCAGAACAGTTTGTGTAATCTCATATATTTGTCATTGCCGTTTTAAGGTATGTCATGctcaaaaaaactgttttttccttaatatttgaaaataacataGTTTTACATGCCCAGTTCTCTTTGGACTTGCTGTGGTATGCCCATTATAGTTGTTCTTCTACTTCTCCTCTTGGTCTTGTCCAGTCGTTTAACTGGGTTCAAGGGCTTAAATGTGGAACCTAAAGGGAGTGGTACAACATACAGATATtgaatacaaagaaaaaaatatcatgAGGTTTTCTtcaggttttgttttgttattacaAATTCAATATCAAGTTATACTCAAGAGTGATGGCTTCACTACATTAAAGGCAATTcattttctgtcattaattaatgtcacataacgatgtccttgctacctttctgggtcttggTATTTACtacagaaagctcttggatttcatcaaaaatatcttaatttgtgttccgaagatgaacaaaggtcttacaggtttggaacgacatgagggtgagtgaattaatgacaattaaaaaacatttggtGAACTAACAAACacgttttttatttaatcaaatgtatGACTTTGTGTTTGCATTGCCCCACTACAATGCAGATTATAATGGTGGCAAATCAGTGCACTGTTAAACCTGAAAAAGctttaaagggaaaaaaacgAAAGAGGTAGTATGTGCCACTAAGCATTGTTTATTTGTAGACCTTCTTAGTAAGTCAGCTTTGTATACCTTGACGTGTAAGCACTGGACGTGAGGAGACTGCTGAGACAGTTGACACTGAAATGACGGAGTGTCCAGCAGTGCTATCAGTCTCAAGTGATTCATCTCTTTCTTTTGAGCTTGTATCTTCCTCTGGCTGTGGGGAATTGGAGGTCATCAGTAAATTGTAAGTGATCCAATAAAGGTTCAGTTTATGCAtatatgttttcatttgaaagagTTAAGTGATTGAATGAATAGGATACAAGACAGGGCTTGCATTAAGTTgccaaaaagagaaaagaaaaacctCTTAGCGGTAACTCCCTTAACTAAAGCTTATCCTAAGGGGTTTGTAGGAACCAGGCCCTAAAAATTTAAGTAATTAAAGTTTGATGACtttgttttaatgattttatttgttaGATAAAGTT
This portion of the Onychostoma macrolepis isolate SWU-2019 chromosome 19, ASM1243209v1, whole genome shotgun sequence genome encodes:
- the yars1 gene encoding tyrosine--tRNA ligase, cytoplasmic, producing the protein MGEQSPHEKFKLITRNLQEVLGEERLKEILKERELKIYWGTATTGKPHVAYFVPMSKIADFLKAGCEVTILFADLHAYLDNMKAPWELLELRVQYYEQVIKAMLESIGVPLDKLKFVKGTNFQLSREYTLDVYRLSSMVTEHDAKKAGAEVVKQVEHPLLSGLLYPGLQALDEEYLKVDAQFGGVDQRKIFTLAEKYLPSLGYTKRIHMMNPMVPGLTGGKMSSSEEESKIDLLDKNQEVKKKLKKAFCEPGNVENNGVLSFVKHVLFPLHSEFVIKRDPKWGGNKVYTDYEEVEKDFAAEQIHPGDLKASVELALNKLLDPIRKKFETPELKKLTASAYPDPSKNKGGVKGNPKQTVDEEEVIPSRLDIRVGKIISVEKHPDADSLYLEKIDVGEEQPRTVVSGLVAYLSQEQLQDRLVVLLCNLKPQKMRGIESQAMLLCASIEGEPRKVEPLDPPEGSAPGDRVYVEGYESGKPDDELKPKKKVFEKLQVDLKISGECVAQWKVQNLMTKLGQITCKTLKGGNIS